The Acidimicrobiales bacterium DNA segment CCGACGGTACCTGGAGGACAAGCTGGGCCGGGACGCCGTGTACCGCGGCGGCCTGGAGATCCGCACCACGCTCGACCCCAGGCTCCAGGACGCCGCCGAGCGGGCGACGGCCGAGGGGCTCAAGGGGGTCGATCCGGCCATCGAGATGGCGCTGGTCTCCGTCGAGCCGCAGACGGGCTACGTGAAGGCGCTGGTCGGTGGCCGCAACTTCGCCGCCCCCGGTGGGCAGGTGAACCTCGCCCTCGGCAAGTGCGCCTTCCCCGCCCCCGAGGTCAAGAACCGCGTGGACGTCCCGGCCACGTGCTGGGACCCCGACGCCGTGCGCGTGGAGGGCGGCGGCTCGGGCCGCCAGCCGGGCTCGTCGTGGAAGCCGTTCGTCCTGGCCGCCGCCTTCGCCAAGGGCATCCCCGACGACCGGGTGTACTCGGCGCCGTCGCAGTACCGGATCCCGGGCTGCACGGGCGAGCGGGGCTGCGTCATCGAGAACTACGAGGGTGGCGGCGGCGGGCGGGTAACCCTCCGTAGGGGCACGCACAACTCCTACAACACCGTCTACGCCCAGGTGATCGTCGACGTCGGAGTCCCCGAGGTGGCCGAGATGGCGAAGAAGCTGGGGATCACGTCGGCGTGGGTCGCCAACCCCGAGGTGCACGGGCCGAGCTACGCCCTGGGCGCCCAGGAGGTCTCGCCGCTGGACATGGCCTCGGCGTTCGGCGTGTTCGCCAACGGCGGGATGCGGGCCGACCCCACGCCCGTCCTGTGGGTGAAGGACCCCGACGGGGAGTTCGTGGAGGACAACCGCCGGGTCAAGCCCCGGCGGGTGCTGGCCCAGATCATCGCCGACAACGTCACCGACGTGCTCAAGGGCGTCATCACCGACGGGACGGGCACGAGGGCCGACATCGGCCGCCCGGCGGCGGGCAAGACGGGCACCGCCCAGGAGTGGCGGGACGCCTGGTTCACGGGGTACACGCCGACCCTGTCCACCTCGGTGTGGATCGGCAACAAGGAGCGGCCGACGCCGCTGCTCAACGTGAAGGGCGTCGAGCGGGTGACGGGCGGGTCGATCCCGGCGGAGACGTGGAAGCTGTTCATGTCGGAGGCCCTGGCCGACGTGCCGCCCAGCGACTTCAGCGTGCCCCTGCCCCTCCACTCCACCTCCACGACGGTCCTCACCGCCCCCCCCTATTCGGTCTTCTCCGACGAGTCGACCACCACCGTCTTCGACCCGAATGCCCCGTCCACCACCGTCTTCGACCCCGACGCCCCGTCGACCACGGTGGACCCCACGGTCACCACCGACCCGTTCGGCGGCGGGACCACCACGTCGACGACCGACCCGTTCGCCGGCACCACGACCACCGCCCCTCGCCGACCGTGCGGCGGCCTGCTCCAGCCCAGGTGCTGAGCGCCGCCCGCTGATCCGGCGCGCCCGTGCGGGCAACCGCCGCTACGGGGGCGGGGCGGTGGTAGGGACGGTGAGGGTGACCGTGGTCGTCGTGGTGGTCGGTGCCGTCGTGGTGGTGGTGGTCGTCGGCGCCGTCGTGGTCGCCGTCGTCGTCGGCAACGTCACGGTGGTGGGGGGCAGCGTCGCCAGCGTGGTCGGCGGCAAGGTCGTGGTGGTGGACAGCGTGGTCGTCGTCGTGTCGTCGGTCGTGCCCTCGTCGTCGGCGTCGTCCTGCAGCAGGAGGACGACGCCGAGGAGTAGGAGCAGCAGCCCGAGGACGAGGAGGGCGATGAGGACCCAGTTGGTGGACGGCGGGCCCGGCCCGCGGTAGACGGGCGGCGGCTCCTCGCGCTCCTCGACGATCCGATGCTCCTGCACCCGGGCCGACGGCATGACGCGCGTGGCGTCGGGTGGGGGAGGTGCGGCGGCCGCCGCACCGGCGGCGGTCCCCGCCGCCGCGCCTGCCGCGCCCGCCGCGGCGCCGCTTGCGGCGCGGGGCGTGCCGCACTGGGTGCAGAACCGCGCCTCGGCCAGGAGGGGGGCGCCACAGTTCGAGCAGTGCCCGCCACCTC contains these protein-coding regions:
- a CDS encoding transglycosylase domain-containing protein — translated: MESPFLVRTTLVTLILAALAPVVVAGLVFLALLTVPVPDELPTARPPGGSQISRVFDAAGQEIGQFTEFEQVRPVKPEDIPDVLKKAVVAAEDKNFYKHGGIDFAATMRALLADIKGQEIVQGGSTITQQYVKSAYTGGERTISRKIREGILARQLTRSEDKEEILFRYLSSIYLGEGAYGVGAASETYFRKPVNELTLSESALLAGLIPAPSRLEPRGNQGAAESKRQFVLDRMLELGFVSPEDHARASQERVWLATTGPITNRPATNVFPARPQFTKYPYFVDYVRRYLEDKLGRDAVYRGGLEIRTTLDPRLQDAAERATAEGLKGVDPAIEMALVSVEPQTGYVKALVGGRNFAAPGGQVNLALGKCAFPAPEVKNRVDVPATCWDPDAVRVEGGGSGRQPGSSWKPFVLAAAFAKGIPDDRVYSAPSQYRIPGCTGERGCVIENYEGGGGGRVTLRRGTHNSYNTVYAQVIVDVGVPEVAEMAKKLGITSAWVANPEVHGPSYALGAQEVSPLDMASAFGVFANGGMRADPTPVLWVKDPDGEFVEDNRRVKPRRVLAQIIADNVTDVLKGVITDGTGTRADIGRPAAGKTGTAQEWRDAWFTGYTPTLSTSVWIGNKERPTPLLNVKGVERVTGGSIPAETWKLFMSEALADVPPSDFSVPLPLHSTSTTVLTAPPYSVFSDESTTTVFDPNAPSTTVFDPDAPSTTVDPTVTTDPFGGGTTTSTTDPFAGTTTTAPRRPCGGLLQPRC
- a CDS encoding zinc ribbon domain-containing protein, which encodes MTDAPRPASDPSPRQGGGGHCSNCGAPLLAEARFCTQCGTPRAASGAAAGAAGAAAGTAAGAAAAAPPPPDATRVMPSARVQEHRIVEEREEPPPVYRGPGPPSTNWVLIALLVLGLLLLLLGVVLLLQDDADDEGTTDDTTTTTLSTTTTLPPTTLATLPPTTVTLPTTTATTTAPTTTTTTTAPTTTTTTVTLTVPTTAPPP